From the Phycisphaeraceae bacterium genome, one window contains:
- a CDS encoding sigma factor-like helix-turn-helix DNA-binding protein: MTTQMINESVTERHLQARIGARRRAEHVLQRAVLLPKDERMILEEIFRHGSSMAEVAEATGLPVRTLHRRVRTMLARMDSDLFLFVARHEKIIPPAARPTARRVALHGQSLRSVARETGASLHRVREHMRAVHTLANLL, encoded by the coding sequence ATGACAACCCAGATGATCAACGAGAGCGTGACCGAAAGGCACCTGCAAGCCCGTATCGGTGCCCGCAGAAGGGCCGAGCACGTTCTCCAGCGGGCTGTCCTGCTGCCCAAGGATGAGCGGATGATTCTCGAGGAGATTTTCCGGCATGGCAGCAGCATGGCCGAGGTCGCGGAGGCCACGGGACTGCCGGTCCGCACCCTCCACCGCCGGGTCCGGACGATGCTCGCGCGGATGGACTCGGACCTGTTCCTCTTTGTGGCTCGGCACGAGAAGATCATCCCACCCGCAGCGCGGCCGACGGCCCGGCGTGTCGCGCTGCACGGCCAGAGCCTCCGCTCGGTCGCCCGCGAAACCGGTGCCTCGCTGCACCGCGTCCGCGAGCACATGCGTGCCGTGCACACGCTCGCCAACCTGCTCTAG
- a CDS encoding ATP-binding cassette domain-containing protein, with product MQHSVSVAVHATVEHQPATSLGAAEAAALFGLELDHHGPTALLPPMELTLASGQVTFLTGPSGSGKSTLLRAVRQALCEQAVELIDLAALPTWPDRPLAEGFPAPLPDDLDKTAGWLSRAGLAEAALLLRRPGELSEGQRFRLELAYALALAEVGEGFAVIVADEFAATLDRLTAKHVAMTVRRWMRRSSCALVVATTHDDLLEALTPDTLIELTAAGQVEVLTR from the coding sequence ATGCAGCATTCAGTCTCAGTGGCGGTCCACGCGACTGTCGAGCATCAGCCAGCCACCAGTCTCGGCGCGGCGGAAGCCGCGGCGCTGTTCGGGCTGGAACTCGATCATCACGGACCGACGGCGTTGCTCCCGCCGATGGAGCTGACCCTTGCTTCCGGGCAGGTCACGTTCCTCACGGGGCCATCTGGATCGGGCAAGTCGACGCTGCTGCGTGCGGTACGTCAGGCGTTGTGTGAGCAGGCGGTTGAGTTGATTGATCTTGCCGCCCTGCCGACGTGGCCGGATCGTCCGCTGGCTGAGGGGTTTCCGGCCCCGCTGCCGGATGACCTGGACAAGACCGCGGGCTGGCTGAGCCGCGCGGGTTTGGCTGAGGCGGCGCTGCTGCTGCGACGACCGGGCGAGTTGTCAGAAGGTCAGCGATTCCGGCTGGAGTTGGCGTACGCGTTGGCACTGGCTGAGGTGGGCGAGGGCTTTGCCGTGATCGTGGCGGATGAGTTTGCCGCGACGCTGGATCGGCTGACCGCGAAGCATGTTGCGATGACGGTTCGGCGTTGGATGAGGCGGTCGTCTTGCGCGCTGGTGGTGGCGACGACGCACGATGATCTTCTCGAGGCCCTTACGCCGGACACGCTGATTGAGCTGACGGCGGCTGGCCAGGTTGAGGTGCTTACACGATGA
- a CDS encoding ParB/RepB/Spo0J family partition protein encodes MNDAGGVMVEIGLDKLEAHPRNSNTMRRRMVDLLKRHLEEHDQYPPVIVRPLGGDEGRYQILDGHHRVMVLRELGREVARCVVWAVDDARALVLLATLNRLRGADSPVKRGELLEELTRHVPMVKVAPLLPEDRGVAERLIGLTKERPTLVPAQRAEDRVVAVHFFLKPAERKRLDRVLGALGGSRSEALVELVNRYEADKGAA; translated from the coding sequence ATGAATGATGCGGGCGGGGTGATGGTGGAGATCGGGCTGGACAAGCTGGAGGCGCATCCGCGAAACAGCAACACGATGCGGCGGCGGATGGTTGATCTGCTCAAGCGTCATCTTGAGGAGCATGATCAGTATCCGCCTGTGATCGTGAGGCCGCTGGGTGGTGATGAGGGGCGGTATCAGATTCTGGATGGTCATCATCGGGTGATGGTGTTGCGAGAGCTGGGTCGTGAGGTGGCGCGGTGTGTCGTGTGGGCGGTGGATGATGCGCGGGCGTTGGTGCTGCTGGCGACGTTGAACCGGTTGCGGGGTGCGGACAGCCCGGTGAAGCGGGGCGAGCTGCTGGAGGAGCTGACGCGGCATGTGCCGATGGTGAAGGTGGCTCCGCTTCTGCCTGAGGATCGCGGGGTGGCGGAGCGGTTGATCGGGTTGACGAAGGAGCGGCCTACGCTGGTGCCGGCGCAGCGGGCGGAGGACCGGGTGGTGGCGGTGCATTTTTTCCTGAAGCCGGCGGAGCGAAAGCGACTGGATCGGGTGTTGGGGGCGCTGGGCGGGTCGCGTAGTGAGGCGTTGGTTGAGTTGGTGAATCGTTATGAAGCTGACAAAGGGGCGGCGTGA
- a CDS encoding MqnA/MqnD/SBP family protein → MPTTIPIRIGHSPDPDDAFMWFPLANFTDPSGETHTPRINTRGFDFTHVMEDIESLNQRSQRGELEVTALSIHQYPYVADQYVLTSCGSSMGDGYGPIVVTKQTNADANTAQWLKGKRLAIPGVRTSAWLAMQLRLAELGLSEKDIDWQVTPFDEIPDAVLNNHADAGLLIHEGQLTYQQQGLRLVEDLGVWWTTSRKLPLPLGGNAIRKDLADNLPRLTRVLLDSINYALEHREDSVRFALQWARGMEADLADRFVGMYVNQWTLDYGDRGRAAVAQLINEGVKANLIPDTGPVTFAEPE, encoded by the coding sequence TTGCCCACCACCATCCCCATCCGCATCGGCCACTCCCCCGACCCCGATGACGCCTTCATGTGGTTCCCCCTCGCCAACTTCACCGACCCCTCCGGCGAAACCCACACCCCTCGCATCAACACACGAGGCTTCGACTTCACCCACGTCATGGAAGACATCGAGTCCCTCAACCAACGCTCCCAACGCGGCGAACTCGAAGTCACAGCACTCTCTATCCACCAGTATCCCTACGTCGCCGACCAGTACGTCCTCACCTCCTGCGGGTCATCCATGGGCGACGGCTACGGACCCATCGTCGTCACCAAGCAGACCAACGCCGACGCCAACACCGCCCAGTGGCTCAAAGGAAAACGACTCGCCATCCCAGGCGTCCGAACCTCCGCATGGCTCGCCATGCAACTCCGACTCGCCGAACTCGGACTCTCCGAAAAAGACATCGACTGGCAAGTCACACCCTTCGACGAAATCCCCGACGCCGTCCTCAACAACCACGCTGACGCCGGACTCCTCATCCACGAAGGACAACTCACCTACCAGCAACAAGGACTCCGACTCGTCGAAGATCTCGGCGTCTGGTGGACCACCTCACGCAAACTCCCGCTACCCCTGGGTGGAAACGCCATCCGCAAAGACCTCGCCGACAACCTCCCACGACTCACCCGCGTCCTCCTCGACTCCATCAACTACGCCCTCGAACACCGCGAAGACTCCGTCCGCTTCGCACTCCAATGGGCCCGAGGCATGGAAGCCGACCTCGCCGACCGCTTCGTCGGCATGTACGTCAACCAATGGACGCTCGACTACGGCGACCGCGGACGCGCCGCCGTCGCCCAACTCATCAATGAAGGCGTCAAAGCCAACCTCATCCCCGACACCGGACCCGTCACCTTCGCCGAACCCGAATAA
- a CDS encoding HAMP domain-containing sensor histidine kinase, translating into MSEPDPTHEPSFPGLGHRPDTNSGAQALSLLDRTERQLLELEDAASPWLQPEGLGLAAVLAHEISNLLTPVSLYAARARRKPNDAELALQAAEHAEKALDQVNRLTETVLSLSHCVHQHEPSTASAPALDATREALDELSLWSANIRFDLSGLPPELTLPIEPAALQRVLVNIAGNALKAIQRTGIGTTIHFTASSNATQTWLTIEDDGPGIDPETAATLFDPWSQSAGHGIGLTLCRQLVERRNGSLTYQPTTPHGCRFTLTF; encoded by the coding sequence ATGAGCGAACCGGACCCCACCCACGAACCCAGTTTTCCGGGCCTTGGACACCGCCCCGACACCAACTCGGGAGCCCAGGCCCTCAGCCTCCTCGACCGCACCGAGCGCCAGCTCCTCGAACTCGAGGACGCCGCCTCCCCCTGGCTGCAACCCGAAGGCCTCGGCCTCGCCGCCGTGCTCGCCCACGAGATCAGCAACCTCCTCACCCCGGTCAGCCTCTACGCCGCCCGCGCCCGTCGCAAACCCAACGACGCCGAACTCGCTCTCCAAGCGGCAGAGCATGCCGAAAAAGCCCTCGATCAGGTCAATCGCCTGACCGAAACCGTGCTCTCCCTCTCCCACTGCGTCCACCAGCACGAGCCCTCCACCGCCTCGGCACCCGCGCTCGACGCCACCCGCGAGGCCCTCGACGAACTCTCGCTCTGGTCCGCCAACATCCGCTTCGACCTCTCAGGCCTGCCCCCCGAACTCACCCTCCCCATCGAACCCGCCGCCCTCCAACGCGTCCTCGTCAACATCGCTGGTAACGCCCTCAAAGCCATCCAACGCACAGGCATCGGCACCACCATCCACTTCACCGCCAGCTCCAACGCCACCCAAACCTGGCTCACCATCGAAGACGATGGCCCCGGCATCGACCCCGAAACCGCCGCCACCCTCTTCGACCCATGGTCCCAATCCGCAGGCCACGGCATCGGCCTCACCCTCTGCCGCCAGCTCGTCGAACGCCGAAACGGCTCACTCACCTACCAGCCCACCACCCCCCACGGCTGCCGCTTCACGCTCACCTTCTGA
- a CDS encoding ParB/RepB/Spo0J family partition protein → MSARKPSRLGRGLASLVSTPVSVEAPVAVKNRPAEPSEAIKIAAEPVVATAEAKRGGELTVIRVGVELIEPNPYQPRQRFDEAKLGELAASIRAQGVMQPVLLRRHPKEAGRYQLIAGERRWRAAQLAGLTALPAIVQVLEDQKAAEWALIENLQREDLNPMERAGALEQLVQRHGVSHEELAQQIGLDRSTVTNLLRLLQLAEGVQGLVRGGRLAMGHARALVAVGDERLQTALAERAVREGWSVRRMESEVRRVSQSEQKAPAVVRSTRQKHLEGLERHIASHLGLKTRLSTQGASGAGTVAIQFASVEEFESLLERLGIPEPE, encoded by the coding sequence ATGAGTGCACGTAAGCCATCGCGTCTGGGCCGGGGTTTGGCGAGTCTGGTGAGTACGCCAGTGTCTGTAGAGGCGCCTGTTGCCGTGAAAAACCGCCCTGCTGAGCCATCGGAGGCCATCAAAATAGCTGCGGAGCCGGTTGTGGCGACGGCTGAGGCGAAGCGGGGGGGTGAGTTGACGGTGATTCGGGTGGGTGTGGAGCTGATCGAGCCGAATCCGTATCAGCCGCGGCAGCGTTTTGATGAGGCGAAGCTGGGGGAGCTGGCGGCGTCGATCCGGGCGCAGGGGGTGATGCAGCCGGTGTTGTTGCGGCGTCATCCCAAGGAGGCGGGGCGTTATCAGTTGATTGCGGGTGAGCGGCGGTGGCGGGCGGCGCAGTTGGCGGGGTTGACCGCCCTGCCGGCGATTGTGCAGGTGCTGGAGGATCAGAAGGCGGCGGAGTGGGCGCTGATCGAGAACTTGCAGCGTGAGGACCTGAACCCGATGGAGCGGGCTGGGGCGCTGGAGCAGTTGGTTCAGCGGCATGGGGTGAGCCACGAGGAGCTGGCGCAGCAGATCGGGCTGGATCGCTCAACCGTGACTAACTTATTGCGATTACTTCAGTTAGCCGAGGGCGTGCAGGGTCTGGTGCGGGGTGGTCGGCTGGCGATGGGTCATGCCCGGGCGTTGGTGGCGGTGGGTGATGAGCGATTGCAGACGGCACTCGCCGAGCGGGCGGTTCGGGAAGGGTGGTCGGTTCGGCGGATGGAGTCGGAGGTTCGGCGGGTGTCGCAGTCTGAGCAGAAGGCCCCTGCTGTCGTCCGATCGACGCGGCAGAAGCATCTGGAGGGTCTCGAGCGGCACATTGCCAGCCATCTCGGGCTGAAAACTCGGCTCAGCACGCAGGGGGCTTCGGGTGCCGGGACGGTCGCCATTCAGTTTGCATCGGTTGAGGAGTTCGAGTCGCTGCTGGAGCGATTGGGTATCCCCGAGCCAGAATGA
- a CDS encoding chemotaxis response regulator protein-glutamate methylesterase: MIKVVVVDDSAFMRRAIAGMIEKDPDLEVIGTGKNGVEAIELAKSLKPDVMTLDIEMPEMDGLTALRVIMRECPTRVLMCSSLTTGGSIESLRALRIGAVDIIAKDHSTFSTKMGEMQDDLLARLKAIGRSRGHYIASPPAGATTGKPNPKAAPTPQAVNTSLKRVNDVSIVCIGSSTGGPPVLESIIEGLPENFPFPVVIAQHMPGIFTESMTKRLASSSKVSVIHGEPGTPITPGTVMILHGGDHHRIVGRPGSARIEHVDDDTQVYKPSVNILLESAAKVYGSHALGVVLTGIGRDGAEGAKKITAAGGTILAQDEATSVVYGMPKAVVEDGTAKAALPPDSLLNVLLESAQLATSKAA, translated from the coding sequence ATGATCAAAGTCGTTGTTGTCGATGATTCAGCCTTCATGCGCCGCGCCATCGCGGGCATGATCGAGAAGGACCCCGATCTCGAAGTCATCGGCACCGGCAAGAACGGCGTCGAGGCCATCGAACTCGCCAAATCCCTCAAGCCCGATGTCATGACCCTCGACATCGAGATGCCCGAAATGGACGGACTCACCGCCCTCCGCGTCATCATGCGCGAGTGCCCCACCCGCGTCCTCATGTGCAGCTCGCTCACCACAGGCGGGTCCATCGAATCCCTTCGCGCCCTGCGCATCGGCGCCGTCGACATCATCGCCAAAGACCACTCAACCTTCTCCACCAAAATGGGCGAGATGCAGGATGACCTCCTCGCCAGACTCAAAGCCATCGGACGCTCCCGCGGCCACTACATCGCCAGCCCCCCCGCCGGGGCCACCACCGGAAAACCCAATCCCAAAGCCGCCCCCACGCCTCAAGCCGTCAACACCAGCCTCAAACGCGTCAACGATGTCAGCATCGTCTGCATCGGCTCCAGCACAGGCGGGCCACCCGTCCTCGAATCCATCATCGAAGGCCTCCCCGAAAACTTCCCCTTCCCCGTCGTCATCGCCCAGCACATGCCGGGCATCTTCACCGAGTCCATGACCAAGCGACTCGCTAGCTCATCAAAGGTCAGCGTCATTCACGGCGAACCCGGAACCCCCATCACGCCAGGCACCGTCATGATCCTCCACGGCGGAGACCACCATCGCATCGTCGGCCGACCCGGGTCTGCTCGCATCGAGCATGTCGATGACGACACCCAAGTCTATAAACCATCGGTGAACATACTCTTAGAATCCGCCGCCAAAGTCTATGGTAGCCATGCCCTGGGCGTCGTTCTCACCGGCATCGGGCGCGATGGGGCTGAAGGTGCCAAGAAAATCACCGCCGCTGGCGGAACCATTCTCGCCCAGGATGAAGCCACCTCCGTCGTCTACGGCATGCCCAAAGCCGTCGTCGAAGACGGCACCGCCAAAGCCGCCCTACCCCCCGACTCCCTTCTCAACGTCCTTCTCGAATCCGCACAATTAGCCACATCCAAAGCTGCATGA
- a CDS encoding FapA family protein has product MSSQDAGRDITVHVAADRMSAELTVPQGFDPAHLTVAYVEQIATERGVNIDDKERALINEAIHERNGRDGLTAVIAEGVPPQHGVKGRVEWLVDQPPKPAEQETNERSDQADDDKVSHYDRSAFIVVTPGQVIGKLHQETEGQDGLDIARQAVKAKPGTPAKLDVNDTIQIKPDGEIVALCRGVLERVATKASIETQLSVNGDVDFSTGNIDFCGDVIVAKGIKDRFKVRAEGNIEVHGVIEAADIDCDGDLIAKGGFMGGELGNARVGGSLHARYLNDVTGEIEGDLKVDKELINCDLTIFGNLDAPSTSLIGGIIRLVGTGNIHELGSVGGTPTDMALGALPKLEPLAIDLHRIVKSSREQIDGLRAENENLKYISKPSAQQKERMTEIMCDFATADATLQKAENALGLLEARMNKQRIVDVLVTGRIHAGATVIYRGLPMRFKSEIRGPARIRRNEKSDLIVERQGHETPIEHLAGLGTSRAAA; this is encoded by the coding sequence GTGTCGTCGCAGGACGCCGGTCGAGACATCACGGTCCACGTTGCCGCTGACAGAATGTCGGCGGAGTTGACCGTGCCCCAGGGTTTCGATCCCGCGCATCTCACCGTGGCATACGTCGAACAAATCGCGACCGAGCGCGGCGTCAACATCGATGATAAAGAACGCGCCCTGATCAATGAGGCCATTCACGAACGCAACGGTCGCGATGGACTCACCGCCGTCATCGCCGAAGGTGTCCCCCCACAACACGGCGTCAAAGGTCGAGTCGAATGGCTCGTCGATCAGCCGCCAAAACCCGCTGAACAGGAAACAAACGAGCGCTCTGATCAAGCAGATGACGACAAGGTGTCCCACTATGACCGCAGTGCCTTTATCGTCGTGACACCCGGACAGGTCATAGGCAAGCTCCATCAGGAGACAGAAGGTCAGGACGGGCTCGACATCGCAAGGCAGGCCGTCAAAGCCAAGCCAGGCACACCTGCCAAGCTCGATGTCAACGACACCATCCAGATCAAACCCGATGGCGAGATCGTCGCGCTCTGCCGAGGTGTCCTCGAACGTGTCGCCACTAAAGCCTCCATCGAAACACAGCTGTCTGTCAATGGTGACGTCGACTTCTCCACCGGCAACATCGACTTCTGTGGCGATGTCATCGTCGCAAAAGGCATCAAGGACCGCTTCAAGGTCCGAGCCGAAGGCAACATCGAGGTCCATGGCGTCATCGAAGCCGCTGACATCGATTGCGATGGCGACCTCATCGCCAAAGGCGGATTCATGGGTGGGGAACTCGGTAACGCCCGCGTCGGCGGGAGCCTCCACGCCCGGTACCTCAACGATGTCACCGGTGAGATCGAAGGCGATCTCAAAGTCGATAAGGAACTGATCAACTGCGACCTCACCATCTTCGGTAACCTCGACGCCCCCTCAACAAGCCTCATCGGCGGAATCATCCGGCTCGTCGGCACCGGAAACATCCACGAACTCGGCTCCGTCGGCGGAACACCTACTGACATGGCCCTGGGGGCTCTGCCTAAACTCGAGCCACTCGCCATCGATCTCCATCGCATCGTCAAGTCATCTCGAGAACAGATCGACGGACTCCGCGCCGAAAACGAGAACCTCAAGTACATCAGCAAACCAAGCGCCCAGCAGAAAGAACGCATGACCGAGATCATGTGCGATTTCGCCACCGCCGATGCCACGCTCCAAAAAGCCGAGAACGCCTTGGGCTTGCTCGAAGCCCGCATGAACAAGCAACGCATCGTCGATGTGCTCGTCACCGGACGCATCCACGCAGGAGCCACCGTGATCTACCGTGGCTTGCCCATGCGCTTTAAATCCGAAATCCGTGGCCCGGCCCGCATACGCAGGAATGAAAAATCCGACCTCATCGTCGAACGTCAAGGCCACGAGACGCCGATCGAACATCTAGCAGGACTCGGCACCAGTCGCGCCGCCGCCTGA
- a CDS encoding response regulator: MKVMLVDDSKTMRNIQKGILAQLGYNQLEEASDGLDALSKVGAFQPDLLLVDWNMPNMDGLTFVKKYREQGNRTPIIMVTTEAEKARVVEAIKAGVNNYVVKPFTPDVLSGRIKETMDRAKAA; this comes from the coding sequence ATGAAAGTCATGCTCGTTGACGATTCAAAGACCATGCGCAACATCCAAAAGGGAATACTTGCACAGCTCGGATACAACCAACTCGAAGAAGCCAGCGATGGCCTCGACGCCCTGTCCAAAGTAGGCGCCTTCCAGCCCGACCTCCTACTGGTCGACTGGAACATGCCCAACATGGACGGACTCACCTTCGTGAAAAAATACCGCGAACAGGGCAACCGCACGCCCATCATCATGGTCACGACCGAAGCCGAAAAAGCCCGCGTCGTCGAAGCCATCAAAGCCGGCGTCAACAACTACGTCGTTAAGCCCTTCACACCTGACGTCCTCTCAGGACGCATCAAGGAGACGATGGACCGAGCCAAAGCGGCCTGA
- a CDS encoding chemotaxis protein CheX: MDSSSITPFVESTTNVFEMMLQLPVTIGKPEIKKNPDPSHDVSGIIGLSGDIEGLVVLSFPTATAERVVSLFTGESLDASNPDFADAIGELVNMISGGAKAKFEGKSISISVPSVVVGSGHTVYGKKDMKGVSIPCSCDVGDFSVEVSMIQWAAAKA; the protein is encoded by the coding sequence GTGGATTCCAGTTCAATCACACCCTTTGTCGAATCAACCACCAACGTGTTCGAGATGATGCTCCAGCTACCGGTCACCATCGGGAAGCCCGAGATCAAGAAAAACCCCGACCCGTCACACGACGTCTCGGGCATCATCGGGCTCTCCGGCGACATCGAAGGACTCGTCGTCCTCAGCTTCCCCACAGCGACCGCTGAAAGAGTCGTCAGCCTCTTCACCGGCGAATCCCTCGACGCCTCCAACCCCGACTTCGCCGACGCCATCGGCGAACTCGTCAACATGATCTCCGGCGGAGCCAAAGCCAAGTTCGAGGGCAAGAGCATCTCGATCTCGGTCCCCTCCGTCGTTGTCGGCAGCGGACACACCGTGTACGGAAAGAAAGACATGAAGGGCGTCAGCATCCCCTGCAGCTGTGATGTCGGCGACTTCAGCGTCGAAGTGTCCATGATCCAGTGGGCCGCAGCCAAGGCCTGA
- a CDS encoding chemotaxis protein CheA, which produces MDGVDPSLLQDFLTESGELIDQLDSDLVKLETVDDAEQKDLLNSCFRALHTIKGAASFLNLETIIRFAHVAEDALNRMRKGEIEVNDNTMDVLLQSADIVRGMISDLGEGNEVQAAPEKLIDALKALVDAPAAASAGITTATPAAADALTDPAPSADTAAVSSGALRPLDLGEQKLDLLEFMVTDLRETVAQIEEAVSGLSNDASRADAADHLIEIGDSLVKTAVFFELDDLTKIVTALHDSAPQFKTLESETVSAITPRVRAIAWLVERSANALDQRQALVMNVTKLTNNLTTLSNGTSLDTPTPDDIDVRETLLLDEVFGDNQVAELFGEAPTPAGITPVCAESTVTAQATPPPANDKDNKPDPKAGSSKQAQVVEQTIRVEVSRLESLLNLVGQLVLNKNRLLGLTRTIRDSGVAHDMAEEFVGATGELDQLMGMLQMGVMRTRMQPLAKLFDRYPRVIRDIARTTGKKINLVIDGKDTEVDKSVLEQLADPLVHILRNSADHGVEQPETRTASGKPEEGAVRLVAEHQGSHVRIAIIDDGKGLDREVLGSKAIERGLTTQEQLASMSDEDVFRFIFHAGFSTAAKVSDLSGRGVGMDVVRTNVEKINGIINIESAKGKGTTIEILIPLTVAIMPAMVTGIGDHLYAIPLQSIHEIVRPDEHGRHTVNGQQVIRLRDTVLPLIDMTARLDETNIDDAGRFAVVVGVGNHRAGLLVDRLVGQQEIVIKPLDDGYTQGGPFSGATIQEDGEVSLILDVAQLLRNTTQPVAERQAA; this is translated from the coding sequence ATGGACGGCGTCGATCCAAGCCTGTTGCAAGACTTCCTGACCGAGTCAGGCGAACTGATTGACCAGCTTGACAGCGACCTGGTCAAACTCGAAACCGTTGACGATGCCGAGCAGAAGGACCTGCTCAACAGCTGCTTCCGTGCCCTGCACACCATCAAGGGTGCCGCCAGCTTCCTCAACCTCGAAACCATCATCCGCTTTGCCCATGTCGCCGAAGACGCACTCAACCGCATGCGCAAGGGCGAGATCGAAGTCAACGACAACACCATGGACGTGCTCCTCCAGAGCGCCGACATCGTCAGAGGCATGATCAGCGACCTCGGCGAAGGCAACGAGGTCCAGGCCGCACCCGAAAAACTCATCGACGCCCTCAAGGCTCTGGTCGATGCACCGGCCGCCGCCTCCGCAGGAATCACCACCGCCACGCCAGCAGCCGCCGATGCCCTGACGGACCCAGCCCCCTCAGCCGACACGGCAGCAGTCTCTTCAGGTGCCCTGCGGCCCCTCGACCTTGGCGAACAAAAACTCGACCTCCTCGAGTTCATGGTCACCGACCTCCGCGAAACCGTCGCCCAGATCGAGGAAGCCGTCTCCGGTCTCAGCAACGATGCCTCTCGCGCCGACGCCGCTGATCACCTCATCGAAATAGGCGACAGCCTCGTCAAAACCGCCGTCTTCTTTGAACTTGATGACCTCACCAAGATCGTCACCGCCCTCCACGACTCTGCTCCACAGTTCAAGACACTTGAAAGCGAGACGGTCTCAGCAATCACCCCTCGCGTCCGTGCGATCGCATGGCTGGTCGAGCGCTCCGCCAACGCCCTCGACCAGCGCCAAGCTCTGGTGATGAACGTCACCAAACTGACCAACAACCTCACGACACTCAGCAACGGCACATCGCTGGACACACCAACGCCCGACGACATCGACGTCCGCGAGACCCTCCTCTTGGACGAAGTCTTCGGTGACAATCAGGTCGCCGAGCTGTTCGGCGAAGCACCCACTCCAGCCGGAATCACGCCCGTCTGTGCCGAATCAACGGTCACAGCACAGGCCACCCCTCCACCAGCCAACGACAAAGACAACAAACCAGACCCCAAGGCTGGCTCCAGTAAGCAGGCTCAGGTCGTCGAGCAGACCATCCGCGTCGAGGTCAGCCGACTCGAATCCCTGCTCAACCTCGTGGGCCAGCTCGTGCTCAACAAAAACCGTCTGCTTGGACTCACCCGCACCATCCGCGACAGCGGGGTCGCTCACGACATGGCCGAAGAGTTCGTCGGCGCGACCGGCGAACTCGACCAACTCATGGGCATGCTCCAGATGGGCGTCATGCGAACCCGCATGCAGCCCCTGGCCAAACTCTTCGACCGCTATCCACGCGTTATCCGCGACATCGCCAGAACCACCGGCAAGAAGATCAACCTCGTCATCGATGGCAAAGACACCGAGGTCGATAAATCCGTCCTTGAACAGCTCGCCGACCCCCTGGTCCACATCCTCCGCAACTCCGCAGACCACGGCGTCGAGCAACCTGAGACCCGAACCGCTTCCGGCAAGCCCGAAGAAGGCGCAGTCCGACTCGTCGCCGAACACCAGGGCAGCCACGTCCGCATCGCCATCATCGACGATGGCAAAGGCCTGGACCGCGAGGTCCTCGGCAGCAAAGCCATCGAACGCGGGCTCACCACTCAGGAACAACTCGCCTCGATGAGCGATGAAGACGTCTTCCGCTTCATCTTCCACGCCGGCTTCTCCACCGCCGCCAAAGTCAGCGACCTGTCGGGTCGTGGCGTCGGCATGGATGTCGTGCGCACCAACGTCGAAAAAATCAACGGCATCATCAACATCGAATCGGCTAAGGGAAAAGGCACCACGATCGAGATCCTCATCCCGCTCACCGTCGCCATCATGCCCGCCATGGTCACCGGCATCGGCGACCACCTCTATGCCATCCCACTCCAGTCCATCCACGAAATCGTCCGACCCGATGAGCATGGCCGCCACACCGTCAACGGACAGCAGGTCATCCGGCTCCGCGACACCGTGCTCCCTCTCATCGATATGACCGCGCGACTCGACGAGACCAACATCGACGACGCCGGACGATTCGCCGTCGTCGTAGGCGTGGGCAATCACCGCGCCGGACTCCTCGTCGATCGGCTCGTCGGACAACAGGAAATTGTCATCAAACCCCTTGATGACGGCTACACCCAAGGCGGCCCATTCAGCGGGGCCACCATCCAGGAGGACGGTGAGGTCAGCCTCATCCTCGACGTCGCACAACTGCTTCGCAACACAACCCAACCCGTCGCCGAGCGGCAGGCTGCCTGA